The following coding sequences lie in one Marinihelvus fidelis genomic window:
- a CDS encoding NDR1/HIN1-like protein — MNHQTADVPPSPRAWRLPALCTALLLLLTACGGGGVKGEAPFVQVTSWRIDGNALAVSLRLRNVNSEALVVDSIHLDIEVDDTPLATHIAQQRFEIAANGMESLELQLTAKDDGVAALERLSSGETGSLRTRIEGDVISPDEGRLAFHRDGHIYTVPGRPGNFR; from the coding sequence ATGAACCATCAAACGGCTGATGTTCCGCCCTCACCCCGCGCCTGGCGCCTGCCGGCCCTTTGCACCGCCCTGCTGTTGCTGTTGACGGCTTGCGGCGGCGGTGGTGTCAAGGGCGAGGCGCCGTTCGTGCAGGTCACCAGCTGGCGCATCGACGGAAACGCGCTGGCGGTGAGCTTGCGGCTGCGCAACGTCAACAGTGAAGCCCTGGTCGTTGACAGTATTCACCTCGATATCGAAGTGGACGATACGCCGCTGGCCACCCATATCGCCCAGCAGCGGTTCGAGATCGCGGCCAATGGCATGGAGTCGCTGGAACTGCAACTGACCGCCAAGGATGACGGCGTCGCCGCGCTGGAGCGACTTTCCAGCGGCGAGACCGGCAGCCTGCGCACCCGTATCGAGGGCGATGTCATCAGCCCGGACGAGGGGCGCCTGGCCTTTCATCGTGATGGTCATATCTACACGGTCCCCGGCCGCCCCGGGAACTTCCGCTGA
- a CDS encoding YkvA family protein, with protein MRISFDLSQSDLEHFREVMTRAREAAKEHDVDQVIDSARALITEINSSETSDFIRDRMHTLETLIGMVLDSGWGLVAEDRQRVIEALSYFAEADDLIPDDIPVLGYLDDAIMIEIVAEELKHEIQAYRDFVVFRSAEQARLGESAEDVERADWLESRRQQLHSRMRRRRRRGGDKSGSKSPFSLF; from the coding sequence ATGAGAATCAGCTTCGACCTCAGCCAGTCCGACCTGGAACATTTCCGTGAAGTCATGACCCGCGCCCGCGAGGCGGCGAAGGAACATGACGTCGACCAGGTGATCGACAGCGCCCGCGCGTTGATCACCGAGATCAACAGTTCCGAAACCTCGGATTTCATCCGTGACCGGATGCATACGCTGGAAACCCTGATCGGCATGGTGCTGGATTCCGGCTGGGGCCTGGTGGCCGAAGACCGCCAGCGTGTGATCGAGGCGCTGTCCTACTTTGCCGAGGCCGACGACCTGATCCCCGATGACATCCCGGTGCTCGGCTACCTGGACGACGCGATCATGATCGAGATCGTCGCCGAGGAGCTCAAGCACGAGATCCAGGCCTACCGGGATTTCGTCGTCTTCCGTTCCGCCGAGCAGGCCCGCCTGGGCGAGTCGGCTGAAGATGTCGAGCGTGCCGACTGGCTCGAGTCACGGCGCCAGCAACTGCATTCACGCATGCGCCGCCGGCGCCGCCGGGGTGGCGACAAGAGCGGCAGCAAGTCGCCGTTCTCGCTCTTCTGA
- the grxD gene encoding Grx4 family monothiol glutaredoxin → MSLSDATREKIEHYLDQDRVVLFMKGSPRQPMCGFSAKTAGMLDSLLGEYTSVDVLADEEIREGIKVYGQWPTIPQLYIDKELVGGCDIVTGMFNNGELHEMLGLEKPDRTPPEIIITEAAAAKIAEAMADHDDVALHLQVDADWQTRFSLAPAQGGEIATQAGGLTVLLDLASAQRARGAKIDWVSTMQGEGLSIDLPGAPAPVPQMPVAELKDKLDAGAITLVDVRPMDEREKASIEGALGMDATVMSQLEAMPTDTPIAFICHTGVRSQAAAEHFRKLGFTAVANVAGGIHAWSVEIDPSIPTY, encoded by the coding sequence ATGTCCCTTTCCGATGCCACCCGCGAGAAAATCGAGCACTACCTGGACCAGGACCGCGTCGTCCTGTTCATGAAGGGCTCCCCGCGCCAGCCCATGTGCGGCTTCTCCGCCAAGACCGCGGGCATGCTCGACAGCCTGCTCGGCGAGTACACCAGTGTCGACGTGCTGGCGGACGAGGAAATCCGCGAAGGCATCAAGGTCTACGGCCAGTGGCCCACCATTCCGCAGCTGTACATCGACAAGGAACTGGTCGGCGGCTGCGACATCGTCACCGGCATGTTCAACAACGGCGAACTGCATGAAATGCTGGGCCTGGAAAAGCCCGACCGCACGCCGCCGGAAATCATCATCACCGAGGCGGCGGCCGCCAAGATTGCCGAGGCCATGGCCGATCATGACGATGTCGCCCTGCACCTGCAGGTCGATGCCGACTGGCAGACCCGCTTCAGCCTGGCACCCGCGCAGGGCGGCGAAATCGCCACACAGGCCGGCGGCCTGACGGTCCTGCTGGACCTGGCCTCCGCACAGCGCGCCCGCGGCGCGAAGATCGACTGGGTCAGCACCATGCAGGGCGAAGGCCTGTCCATCGACCTGCCCGGCGCGCCCGCACCGGTGCCGCAGATGCCGGTCGCGGAGCTGAAAGACAAGCTCGACGCAGGCGCCATCACGCTGGTCGATGTCCGCCCGATGGACGAGCGTGAAAAGGCCTCCATCGAGGGTGCGCTGGGCATGGACGCGACGGTCATGTCGCAACTCGAAGCGATGCCGACGGATACGCCCATCGCGTTTATCTGCCACACCGGTGTCCGCAGCCAGGCGGCGGCCGAACACTTCCGCAAACTGGGCTTTACCGCGGTGGCCAACGTGGCTGGCGGTATCCATGCCTGGTCGGTGGAAATCGACCCGTCCATCCCGACGTACTGA
- the xth gene encoding exodeoxyribonuclease III, which produces MKVASWNVNSLNVRLPHVLAWCADAQPDILALQETKLVDEKFPVEALAEAGYHSVYSGQPTYNGVAILSREPASADGIIMDIPGFDDPQRRVLAATYGDVRVIDLYVVNGKEVGSDKYEYKLAWLAAVTEWVRAEMQAHEKVIVLGDFNIAPDDRDVHDPEAWHEQILCSTPERDALAKLCAPGLADTFRLFEQEERTWSWWDYRMNAFRRKMGLRIDLVLASKALADRCTAAYVDIEPRRQERPSDHAPAIAEFSL; this is translated from the coding sequence CTGAAAGTAGCATCCTGGAATGTCAATTCCTTGAATGTACGACTGCCCCATGTGCTGGCGTGGTGCGCCGACGCGCAGCCCGACATTCTCGCGCTGCAGGAAACCAAGCTCGTGGACGAAAAGTTCCCCGTCGAGGCGCTGGCGGAGGCCGGCTATCACAGTGTCTATTCCGGGCAGCCCACCTATAACGGCGTTGCCATCCTCAGCCGCGAGCCCGCGAGCGCGGACGGCATCATCATGGATATCCCGGGTTTCGACGACCCGCAGCGGCGCGTGCTGGCGGCAACCTACGGTGATGTCCGCGTGATCGACCTGTACGTGGTCAATGGCAAGGAAGTCGGTTCGGACAAGTACGAGTACAAGCTGGCGTGGCTTGCGGCGGTGACCGAGTGGGTCAGGGCCGAGATGCAGGCGCACGAGAAGGTCATCGTGCTGGGTGATTTCAATATCGCCCCGGATGACCGCGACGTTCACGACCCGGAGGCCTGGCACGAGCAGATCCTGTGCAGCACGCCGGAGCGCGATGCGCTGGCGAAGCTGTGCGCGCCGGGCCTGGCCGATACCTTCCGCCTGTTCGAGCAGGAAGAACGGACCTGGAGCTGGTGGGACTACCGAATGAACGCCTTCCGCCGCAAGATGGGCCTGCGAATCGACCTGGTGCTGGCGTCAAAGGCGCTCGCCGACCGCTGCACCGCGGCCTACGTCGATATCGAGCCCCGCCGCCAGGAACGCCCCTCCGACCACGCCCCCGCCATCGCCGAATTCTCGCTCTAA
- a CDS encoding diacylglycerol kinase: MKPGKTGISRIIDATGYSMKGLRATWVSEAAFRQEVLLAVVLLPLSFWLATTPVQWVILVAPLMLMLIVELLNSAVEAVVDRISDAHHELSGRAKDMGSAAVLLSLILLASSWGAIAWERFHGFA; the protein is encoded by the coding sequence ATGAAACCGGGCAAGACAGGCATCAGCCGGATCATTGACGCCACGGGCTATTCGATGAAGGGGCTACGCGCCACCTGGGTCAGCGAGGCCGCGTTCCGCCAGGAAGTGCTGCTGGCCGTGGTCCTGTTGCCGCTGTCGTTCTGGCTGGCGACCACCCCAGTACAATGGGTGATCCTGGTGGCCCCGTTGATGCTGATGCTGATCGTCGAACTGCTCAACAGCGCCGTCGAGGCAGTGGTTGATCGCATTAGCGACGCGCATCACGAACTGTCCGGGCGCGCCAAGGACATGGGCTCCGCGGCCGTCCTGCTGTCACTCATCCTGCTCGCGTCCTCGTGGGGCGCCATTGCCTGGGAGCGTTTCCATGGTTTTGCCTAG
- a CDS encoding Kazal-type serine protease inhibitor family protein: MVLPRFSLTTPLPRILVAIVMCAWLAACAGQDDDNEATGKAAATAPETVAEDCVLDPPGEPVMCTQQYDPVCGCDGKTYGNACMARGAGVPSFTPGACGSGLD; the protein is encoded by the coding sequence ATGGTTTTGCCTAGATTTTCCCTGACGACCCCCCTGCCCCGAATTCTCGTCGCCATCGTCATGTGCGCCTGGCTGGCGGCCTGTGCCGGGCAGGACGACGACAACGAAGCCACCGGGAAAGCCGCGGCCACCGCGCCGGAGACTGTCGCCGAAGACTGTGTCCTGGACCCGCCGGGCGAACCGGTCATGTGCACCCAGCAGTACGACCCGGTCTGCGGCTGCGATGGCAAGACCTATGGCAACGCCTGCATGGCCCGCGGCGCGGGCGTGCCGAGTTTCACCCCGGGAGCCTGCGGCAGCGGCCTGGACTGA
- the sppA gene encoding signal peptide peptidase SppA produces MSKPDSGLKTFFVGLWRVIDGARKVFLNLLFLLLLFIVLLVFLAPGSQPVRLQNDTTLVLRPFGQVVEEFTTTPLDRALQQASDQPPMETRLRDLLDAVRKASTDPRITQMVIDTDYLTGIGMPALLELEGAVERFKETGKGVIGSGDYMTQHGYYLASMADEVWLHPEGMVFIDGYSRVRHYYREGLEKLAVEINLFRAGEFKSAMEPYIRDDMSPEAREANLHWLGNLWNQYIEGVSRHRGIPEESLAPMLADLPTAARAWDGDLAEWALRSGLVDRLVTRPVARQELALRGAPDAQGDGFRRIGHQDYLAMMRPPIPAPGAPDVMVVVAAGDITSGDPGPGRIGADALSHQLRDVGRRDGVRAVVLRLDSPGGEVLASEQIRNELQLLRDSGKTVVISMGELAASGGYWIATAADEIWASPATLTGSIGVFAMIPTFGGTLEKIGVRADGVGTTPMAGKLRIDQPLDEGVGQIFQASVQNTYRKFLERVAEARGMTVEEVDAIAGGRVWSGAQAARHGLVDRLGTTAEAVDAAARMAGLGEDYRVEWYQQELTPFEAFVEEFTLGAVTLVAGAAGPVSALRADWAPLTLANRVYEDMRYLASSGERITLAAHCLCRIR; encoded by the coding sequence ATGAGCAAGCCCGACTCGGGACTGAAGACCTTTTTCGTAGGCCTCTGGCGCGTCATCGATGGCGCGCGCAAGGTGTTCCTGAACCTGCTGTTCCTGCTGCTGCTGTTTATCGTGCTGCTGGTCTTCCTGGCGCCGGGCAGCCAGCCGGTACGGCTGCAAAACGACACCACGCTGGTGTTACGCCCCTTCGGCCAGGTGGTCGAAGAATTCACGACTACGCCGCTCGACCGCGCCCTGCAGCAGGCCAGCGACCAGCCACCCATGGAAACGCGCCTGCGCGACCTGCTGGACGCCGTGCGCAAGGCCTCGACGGACCCGCGCATCACCCAGATGGTCATCGATACCGACTATCTCACCGGCATCGGCATGCCGGCGTTGCTGGAACTCGAAGGCGCTGTCGAACGGTTCAAGGAAACCGGCAAGGGCGTGATCGGCAGCGGCGACTACATGACCCAGCACGGCTACTACCTGGCGTCCATGGCCGACGAAGTCTGGCTGCACCCCGAGGGCATGGTCTTTATCGATGGCTACTCGCGTGTACGGCACTACTACCGCGAGGGGCTGGAAAAGCTGGCCGTGGAAATCAACCTGTTCCGCGCCGGTGAGTTCAAGTCGGCGATGGAGCCGTACATCCGCGACGACATGTCACCGGAGGCGCGCGAGGCCAACCTGCACTGGCTGGGCAACCTGTGGAATCAGTACATCGAAGGGGTCTCCCGGCATCGCGGCATCCCCGAGGAGTCGCTGGCACCGATGTTGGCGGACCTGCCCACCGCGGCGCGGGCATGGGATGGTGACCTGGCCGAGTGGGCCCTGCGTTCTGGCCTGGTCGACCGCCTGGTGACCCGGCCGGTGGCCCGCCAGGAACTGGCGCTGCGTGGTGCCCCCGATGCCCAGGGTGACGGCTTCCGTCGCATCGGCCACCAGGACTACCTGGCCATGATGCGCCCGCCCATTCCGGCGCCGGGTGCGCCCGATGTCATGGTCGTGGTCGCCGCCGGCGACATTACCAGCGGCGACCCGGGTCCGGGACGAATTGGCGCGGATGCGCTCAGTCACCAGCTGCGGGATGTCGGCCGACGCGATGGCGTGCGCGCCGTGGTCCTGCGGCTGGACAGCCCCGGTGGCGAGGTGCTGGCCTCGGAGCAGATCCGCAACGAACTGCAACTGCTGCGCGACAGCGGCAAGACCGTCGTCATCAGCATGGGCGAACTGGCAGCATCGGGTGGCTACTGGATTGCCACGGCCGCCGACGAAATCTGGGCCAGCCCGGCCACGCTGACCGGCTCGATTGGCGTATTCGCGATGATCCCGACCTTTGGCGGCACGCTGGAGAAAATTGGTGTGCGCGCCGATGGCGTGGGGACAACCCCGATGGCCGGCAAGCTGCGTATCGACCAGCCGCTGGACGAGGGCGTGGGGCAGATCTTCCAGGCCAGCGTGCAGAACACCTATCGCAAGTTCCTGGAGCGCGTGGCCGAGGCGCGGGGCATGACCGTTGAAGAGGTCGACGCCATCGCCGGTGGTCGCGTCTGGAGTGGCGCGCAGGCGGCCAGGCACGGCCTGGTGGACCGGCTGGGCACGACCGCCGAAGCGGTGGATGCCGCGGCCCGCATGGCCGGGCTGGGCGAGGACTACCGTGTCGAGTGGTACCAGCAGGAGCTGACACCGTTCGAGGCTTTCGTGGAGGAGTTCACGCTGGGTGCGGTCACGCTCGTGGCCGGTGCCGCTGGCCCGGTCAGCGCGCTGCGCGCCGACTGGGCGCCGCTGACCCTGGCCAACCGGGTTTACGAGGACATGCGCTACCTGGCGTCCAGCGGTGAGCGCATCACGCTCGCCGCGCACTGCCTGTGCAGGATCCGCTGA
- a CDS encoding glycosyltransferase family protein has protein sequence MKVSGFSFIRDGIRLGYPFVESIRSALPVCDEFVVAVGRGDDGTLQCLRDMNEPKLRLVETTWNEACRSHGFVYGQQKMIAQYNCTGDWAFYLEGDEVLHEDDTARLRAAMAHYLDDREVEALAFDYIHFYGDAGHVHHASQAYRKACRIIRNSIRTIAPDGLYWAVIRDRTWHGGRNKRRTRYPRAAALNIPIYHYGNARHARYVQAKADIGNQYWSEKQAFGAGYGRIDPQQISVFEGEHPAIMSDWLDAHANPSFEFDPDHRLTSRERKHRWLARLEAITGRDFSKRHFQLIRSWDGQPGA, from the coding sequence ATGAAGGTCAGTGGATTCAGCTTCATCCGGGACGGTATCCGCCTGGGTTATCCCTTCGTCGAGAGCATCCGCTCGGCCCTGCCCGTTTGCGACGAATTTGTCGTCGCCGTGGGCCGCGGTGACGACGGTACCCTGCAGTGCCTGCGTGACATGAACGAGCCGAAACTGCGCCTGGTGGAGACCACCTGGAACGAGGCCTGCCGCAGCCACGGTTTTGTCTACGGCCAGCAGAAGATGATCGCGCAGTACAACTGCACCGGTGACTGGGCCTTCTACCTGGAGGGCGATGAAGTCCTGCACGAGGACGACACGGCGCGGCTGCGGGCCGCGATGGCGCACTACCTGGACGACCGCGAGGTGGAGGCGCTGGCGTTTGACTATATCCATTTCTACGGTGATGCAGGCCATGTACACCATGCCTCGCAGGCCTACCGCAAGGCCTGCCGGATCATTCGCAACAGCATTCGAACCATCGCACCGGACGGCCTGTACTGGGCGGTGATCCGTGATCGCACCTGGCACGGTGGCCGAAACAAGCGCCGTACCCGCTACCCCAGGGCGGCCGCGCTGAATATCCCCATCTATCACTATGGCAATGCGCGCCACGCGCGCTACGTGCAGGCCAAGGCCGACATTGGTAACCAGTACTGGTCGGAAAAACAGGCGTTTGGCGCCGGTTACGGCCGGATCGACCCGCAGCAGATCAGCGTGTTCGAGGGCGAGCACCCCGCGATCATGAGCGACTGGCTGGACGCGCATGCCAACCCGTCCTTCGAGTTCGACCCGGACCACCGGCTGACGTCGCGTGAGCGCAAACATCGCTGGCTGGCGCGCCTGGAAGCGATCACCGGCCGGGACTTTTCCAAGCGCCATTTCCAGCTCATCCGCTCCTGGGACGGCCAGCCCGGGGCATGA
- a CDS encoding glycosyltransferase family 4 protein, with translation MKLNPLTFMARIHYYISMRVGLDISQAVKRRGRGIARYIRQVVPALAALPLDGRLEIRAHRWTRRALVADLAPDWPRHCLLLNRAGRELDLFHGFGNHLPGRGRVPLSFTVHDVRALDQPAGYEGRERLIRNLGRADGVLCLTQYGRDRLLHHHPELADRHVAVVPHGVDHGVFNPRPVDEAQATTRRYGLDAPYLLQLGSWFPHKNLELSIRAFAASRARGAGLRLAFVGGGAPDAYLARLRELAATLGVGNDIHWVEHVPGPDLPGLLSASRALLQPSRYEGFALPILEAMACGTPGVVSDSSCLPEVSGGCWPVAGQDDPEAFAAAMDHVALDGQARDQAISDGLAHAAHYTWARCASETAAFFRDTLTRAR, from the coding sequence ATGAAGCTGAATCCACTGACCTTCATGGCACGGATACATTACTATATTTCCATGCGAGTGGGCCTCGACATCAGCCAGGCGGTCAAGCGCCGTGGCCGCGGGATCGCCCGCTACATCCGACAGGTCGTGCCGGCGCTGGCGGCGTTGCCTCTGGACGGCCGGCTGGAGATTCGCGCCCACCGCTGGACCCGGCGCGCACTGGTCGCCGACCTGGCTCCGGACTGGCCCCGACACTGCTTGCTGCTGAACCGCGCGGGCCGTGAACTCGACCTGTTCCATGGCTTCGGTAATCACCTGCCCGGGCGTGGCCGCGTACCGCTCAGTTTCACCGTGCACGACGTCCGCGCGCTGGACCAGCCCGCCGGCTACGAAGGGCGCGAGCGGCTGATCCGGAACCTGGGGCGGGCGGACGGTGTGCTGTGCCTGACGCAATACGGCCGTGATCGCCTTCTGCACCATCATCCGGAGCTTGCCGACCGGCATGTCGCGGTGGTGCCGCACGGCGTTGACCACGGCGTGTTCAACCCCCGCCCTGTGGACGAGGCCCAAGCCACCACGCGACGCTATGGCCTGGACGCACCCTACCTGCTGCAACTGGGCAGCTGGTTTCCGCACAAGAACCTGGAACTGTCCATCCGCGCCTTCGCGGCCAGCCGCGCCCGTGGCGCCGGCCTGCGCCTGGCCTTCGTGGGCGGCGGTGCGCCCGATGCCTACCTGGCCCGCTTGCGCGAGCTCGCGGCGACCCTGGGCGTGGGCAACGACATCCACTGGGTTGAGCATGTGCCGGGCCCCGACCTGCCTGGCCTGCTTTCGGCCAGCCGTGCGCTGCTGCAACCGTCACGCTATGAAGGCTTCGCCCTGCCCATCCTCGAGGCCATGGCCTGCGGCACGCCTGGCGTGGTCTCGGATTCATCCTGCCTGCCGGAAGTCTCCGGCGGTTGCTGGCCGGTCGCGGGCCAGGATGACCCGGAAGCCTTCGCCGCGGCGATGGACCACGTGGCCCTGGATGGCCAGGCCCGAGACCAGGCCATCAGTGACGGCCTGGCCCATGCCGCCCACTACACCTGGGCGCGCTGCGCGAGCGAGACCGCCGCATTCTTCCGGGACACCCTGACGCGCGCGCGCTGA
- a CDS encoding leucyl aminopeptidase family protein encodes MPYLAETIDLPIRLTAVSPDTYEQWLAQAPAHHRAWLDAHDFSCKAGKWAALPSVDGGIEQVIFADAGDAWIDRLARAATGLPAGAYALDCDWSDEQKRQAALGWGLAQYRFTKYKDRPEPEARLVLGEALERQTRAMLDAQNLVRDLVNTPTEDMGPGDLGAALASQAQAFGASFSVIEGEQLLEQNFPAIHAVGRAAARAPRLLSLEWGREGDPLVVLAGKGVCFDTGGLDIKPSSGMILMKKDMGGAAHVIALARLVMQAGLPVRLRVLVPAVENAISGNAYRPGDVIPTRKGLSVEIGNTDAEGRVVLSDALALACEQAPDLVIDFATLTGAARVAMGPDIPPVFSNRKDVARGLVDAGETTEDPLWELPLYKPYRKLISSDIADVNNSGKTAFAGAITAALFLEKFIDPDIPWAHIDTFAWNPTGRAGRPAGGEALGLRATFEFLRQRYATTA; translated from the coding sequence ATGCCCTACCTTGCCGAGACCATTGACTTGCCGATTCGCCTGACTGCCGTTTCGCCGGACACATACGAGCAGTGGCTGGCCCAGGCCCCGGCCCATCACCGCGCCTGGCTGGACGCCCACGACTTTAGCTGCAAGGCCGGCAAGTGGGCCGCGCTGCCGTCAGTTGACGGCGGCATCGAGCAGGTGATTTTTGCCGACGCGGGTGACGCTTGGATCGACCGCCTGGCGCGGGCCGCCACCGGCCTGCCCGCCGGCGCCTACGCGCTGGACTGCGACTGGAGCGACGAACAGAAACGACAGGCCGCCCTGGGCTGGGGCCTGGCGCAGTACCGCTTCACGAAGTACAAGGACCGGCCGGAGCCGGAGGCGCGACTGGTGCTGGGTGAAGCACTCGAGCGGCAAACGCGGGCCATGCTCGACGCGCAGAACCTGGTGCGCGACCTGGTCAACACGCCCACCGAGGACATGGGTCCCGGCGACCTGGGCGCCGCGCTGGCCAGCCAGGCCCAGGCATTCGGCGCCAGCTTCTCGGTCATCGAAGGCGAGCAGTTGCTGGAGCAGAACTTCCCCGCCATCCACGCCGTCGGCCGCGCCGCCGCCCGTGCACCTCGGCTGCTGTCACTGGAGTGGGGCCGCGAAGGCGATCCCCTGGTGGTACTTGCTGGCAAGGGCGTGTGCTTCGATACCGGCGGCCTGGACATCAAGCCATCCAGCGGAATGATCCTGATGAAGAAGGACATGGGTGGCGCCGCGCACGTGATCGCGCTGGCGCGCCTGGTCATGCAGGCGGGCCTGCCCGTGCGGTTGCGGGTTCTGGTGCCGGCGGTCGAGAACGCCATCTCCGGCAACGCCTACCGGCCGGGCGACGTGATTCCCACCCGCAAGGGCCTGAGCGTGGAGATCGGCAATACCGACGCCGAGGGCCGCGTGGTGCTGTCCGACGCACTGGCACTGGCCTGCGAGCAGGCACCGGACCTGGTCATCGACTTCGCCACGCTGACCGGCGCGGCGCGGGTGGCCATGGGCCCCGATATCCCGCCCGTCTTCAGCAATCGCAAGGACGTCGCGCGCGGCCTGGTGGACGCCGGGGAAACCACCGAGGACCCGTTGTGGGAACTGCCGCTGTACAAGCCCTACCGCAAGCTGATCTCCAGCGACATCGCCGACGTCAATAACTCCGGCAAGACCGCTTTCGCAGGCGCTATCACCGCGGCCCTGTTCCTGGAGAAGTTCATCGACCCGGATATTCCCTGGGCGCATATCGACACTTTCGCCTGGAACCCCACCGGCCGCGCCGGCCGCCCCGCCGGCGGCGAGGCGCTGGGCCTGAGGGCCACGTTCGAATTCCTGCGCCAGCGTTACGCCACGACGGCCTAG
- a CDS encoding DUF3667 domain-containing protein, translated as MSETAGELSNAPADPDGHYTLAPSRRAGSADCLNCGTALAGPFCHYCGQPDRRIMRFFPVLLREFLEDFVDFDSRFTRTVKPLLLRPGRLTRDFLEGRRYRYTPPLRLYLFSSILFFLVATALSFVPIQITTNGDDDPVAAIEDNAVVMAEGMAGNITPDAPDPPDEFPNLQFNDRPWDPETNPVAIPLLPQRLNDWINEEIGESPRKARDIADDPRAFVGEVMDLLPGTMFVLLPVFALILKFWYLFARRYYVEHLVLSLHNHAFLFVVMSMVLLLDTISDALGSGAWGSHAASVLGAVMFCWMPVYLLMSLKTVYRQSWPMTLLKGLLVWVTYTVLASTVSLFIALLGFLMF; from the coding sequence ATGAGCGAGACCGCGGGCGAGTTGTCGAACGCACCGGCCGACCCGGACGGCCATTACACGCTGGCGCCGTCGCGCCGCGCGGGTTCCGCCGATTGCCTGAACTGCGGCACCGCGCTGGCCGGCCCGTTCTGCCACTACTGCGGCCAGCCGGACCGGCGCATCATGCGGTTCTTCCCGGTGTTACTCCGCGAGTTCCTTGAAGACTTCGTCGATTTCGATTCGCGCTTCACCCGCACGGTCAAGCCGCTGCTGTTGCGCCCCGGCCGGCTGACCCGCGATTTTCTCGAGGGCCGTCGCTACCGCTACACCCCGCCGTTGCGGCTGTACCTGTTCTCCAGCATCCTGTTCTTCCTGGTCGCCACGGCCCTGTCGTTCGTGCCGATCCAGATCACCACGAATGGTGATGATGACCCGGTCGCGGCCATCGAGGACAACGCCGTTGTCATGGCGGAAGGCATGGCCGGCAACATCACGCCCGACGCGCCGGACCCGCCCGATGAGTTTCCCAACCTGCAGTTCAATGACCGTCCCTGGGACCCGGAGACCAACCCGGTGGCGATTCCGTTGCTGCCCCAACGCCTGAATGACTGGATCAACGAGGAAATCGGCGAGTCACCGCGAAAGGCCAGGGACATCGCCGATGACCCGCGGGCGTTTGTCGGCGAGGTCATGGACCTGCTGCCCGGCACCATGTTCGTGCTGCTGCCGGTGTTCGCGCTGATCCTGAAGTTCTGGTACCTGTTTGCCCGGCGCTACTACGTCGAGCACCTGGTGCTGTCGTTGCACAACCACGCCTTCCTGTTCGTGGTCATGTCCATGGTGTTGTTGCTGGACACCATTTCCGACGCGCTGGGCTCCGGGGCCTGGGGTTCACATGCCGCGTCGGTGCTGGGCGCCGTGATGTTCTGCTGGATGCCGGTCTACCTGCTGATGTCGCTGAAGACCGTGTACCGGCAGTCGTGGCCCATGACCCTGCTCAAGGGCCTGCTGGTCTGGGTCACCTACACGGTGCTGGCCAGCACCGTGTCGCTGTTCATCGCGCTGTTGGGCTTCCTGATGTTCTAG